A window of Tautonia plasticadhaerens contains these coding sequences:
- the dbpB gene encoding DGQHR domain-containing protein DpdB, translating to MLRKAALRVEQNGRHPLYLMSLTARELHAVADISRINRDDSGTLLGYQRGEVRRHVRDIVEYLDGDDVLFPNSIIISLTSRVRFEPGHGACGSDGASTGTICIPLPGDGEARPGWIVDGQQRALALMQSKRADWPVPVNAFIADEVSLQRDQFLRVNNTKPLPRGLICELLPEVSGPLPRKLAGRRLPSSLCDLLDRERSSPFRGLIRRTSQADRQAKSTVVADASLIMMLEESIGTPAGCLFPYHNISTGECDLDGIWSILVAYWSAVRESFPEAWGKPPSRSRLMHGTGIRAMGRLMDRVMAGFHPGERNLRKRIEQELRPVVPICRWTSGRWEELQLEWREIQNVPQHLRLLSNLLVRAYLRGRGGAA from the coding sequence GTGCTGAGGAAGGCGGCGTTGCGGGTCGAGCAGAACGGAAGGCACCCGCTCTACCTCATGAGCCTGACCGCGCGCGAACTGCACGCCGTCGCCGACATCTCGCGCATCAACCGGGACGATTCCGGGACGCTCCTCGGCTATCAACGGGGCGAGGTGAGGCGGCACGTCCGGGACATCGTGGAGTACCTGGACGGCGACGACGTGCTGTTCCCGAATTCCATCATCATCTCCCTGACGTCCCGCGTTCGTTTCGAGCCGGGGCACGGGGCATGCGGGAGCGATGGGGCATCAACGGGCACGATCTGCATCCCGCTCCCCGGAGATGGGGAGGCGAGGCCGGGCTGGATCGTCGACGGCCAGCAGCGTGCCCTCGCGCTGATGCAGTCGAAGCGGGCGGATTGGCCGGTCCCGGTGAACGCCTTTATCGCGGACGAGGTATCGCTCCAGCGCGACCAGTTCCTCCGGGTGAACAACACCAAGCCGCTCCCCCGCGGGCTCATCTGCGAACTCCTGCCCGAGGTATCCGGCCCGTTGCCTCGTAAGCTCGCGGGGAGACGCCTCCCCTCCTCGCTCTGCGACCTCCTCGATCGCGAGCGGTCGTCGCCGTTCCGCGGCCTCATACGACGAACGTCCCAGGCGGACAGGCAGGCCAAGTCAACCGTCGTGGCCGATGCGTCCCTCATCATGATGCTCGAGGAGAGCATCGGCACCCCCGCCGGATGCCTCTTCCCGTACCACAACATCTCGACCGGAGAGTGCGACCTCGACGGGATCTGGAGCATCCTCGTCGCCTACTGGTCCGCCGTCCGCGAGAGCTTCCCCGAGGCCTGGGGCAAGCCCCCGTCTCGCAGCCGCTTGATGCACGGCACCGGCATCCGAGCGATGGGCCGGCTCATGGACCGCGTGATGGCGGGCTTCCACCCCGGCGAGAGGAACCTCCGCAAGCGCATCGAGCAGGAGTTGAGGCCCGTCGTCCCGATCTGCCGGTGGACCTCCGGCCGGTGGGAGGAGCTCCAGCTCGAGTGGCGAGAGATCCAGAACGTCCCCCAGCACCTCCGGCTGCTCTCCAACCTGCTCGTCCGCGCGTACCTCCGTGGCCGAGGGGGTGCGGCATGA
- the dpdA gene encoding tRNA-guanine transglycosylase DpdA produces the protein MKFFFPDSQDLVDPSFDFLTEKRSETRIRQQHDEYPHEVFATPPYDGMLVSKGIVDGTGSDGGRYTIAQRQRLLRQGVRSFFRLEGRPIETMGDCGAFSYVKERRPPFSVQEVIDFYANCGFDYGLSVDHIILAFQPGLDETLSGLDVVPEEWRERQRITLELAEEFLRLHRDQRCRFVPVGIAQGWSPRSYAEAFGELQQMGYRYIALGGMVPLKTPEILSCLKAVDKVRRPETQIHLLGVTRIDHIPRFSRLGVVSFDSTSPLRQAFKDEKDNYYTLDRTYCAIRVPQVDGNPKLRRRIASGAVDQAEARRLEQACLGVLNGFDGGRCTADEALAAIQSYEGLHDERSNRAKAYREILSDQPWKRCPCEICRRIGIHVMLFRGAERNRRRGFHNLYVFHQRVQRESEGSPARGRRVGTV, from the coding sequence ATGAAGTTCTTCTTCCCGGACAGCCAGGACCTCGTCGACCCGTCGTTCGACTTCCTGACCGAGAAGCGATCCGAGACGAGGATCCGACAGCAGCACGACGAGTACCCGCACGAGGTCTTCGCCACGCCGCCCTACGACGGGATGCTCGTCTCCAAGGGGATCGTCGACGGCACCGGCTCCGACGGGGGCCGCTATACGATCGCCCAGCGACAGCGCCTCCTCCGCCAGGGGGTCCGCTCGTTCTTCCGGCTCGAAGGCCGACCGATCGAGACGATGGGCGACTGCGGCGCATTCTCCTACGTCAAGGAGCGGCGGCCGCCGTTCTCCGTCCAGGAGGTCATCGACTTCTACGCGAACTGCGGATTCGACTACGGCCTCTCGGTCGATCACATCATCCTCGCCTTCCAGCCCGGTCTGGACGAGACGTTGAGCGGCTTGGACGTTGTCCCCGAGGAATGGAGGGAACGGCAGCGGATCACGCTCGAGCTCGCGGAGGAGTTCCTGCGGCTCCATCGGGACCAGCGATGCCGCTTCGTGCCGGTCGGGATCGCTCAGGGTTGGAGCCCCCGCTCGTACGCCGAGGCGTTCGGCGAGCTGCAGCAGATGGGCTATCGCTACATTGCGCTCGGCGGGATGGTCCCGCTGAAGACCCCAGAGATCCTCTCCTGCCTCAAGGCGGTGGACAAGGTGAGGCGGCCGGAGACGCAGATCCATCTGCTGGGCGTCACGCGGATCGATCACATCCCACGCTTCTCCCGGCTCGGGGTGGTGAGCTTCGACAGCACCTCGCCGCTCCGCCAGGCGTTCAAGGATGAGAAGGACAACTATTACACGCTCGACCGCACGTACTGCGCGATCCGCGTGCCCCAGGTCGACGGCAATCCGAAGCTCCGCCGGAGGATCGCGTCGGGTGCGGTCGACCAGGCGGAGGCGCGGAGGCTCGAGCAGGCCTGTCTTGGCGTCCTCAACGGGTTCGACGGCGGGCGGTGCACGGCCGATGAGGCCCTGGCCGCGATCCAGTCCTATGAGGGCCTCCACGACGAACGATCGAACCGGGCGAAGGCCTATCGCGAGATCCTCAGCGACCAGCCCTGGAAGCGGTGCCCCTGCGAGATCTGCCGACGGATCGGCATCCACGTGATGCTCTTCCGCGGCGCCGAACGGAACAGGCGGCGCGGGTTCCACAACCTCTACGTCTTCCACCAGAGAGTCCAGCGGGAGAGCGAAGGCTCGCCCGCACGCGGGAGGAGGGTCGGCACCGTATGA
- the dbpB gene encoding DGQHR domain-containing protein DpdB, translating to MTHKGRNGSARAKDATKEFRLPAIEVRQGPSRTLYSFAVDGKLLSRFTTVSRVRRADGAAIRGYQRPEVLSHIAEIRDYLEAGDPMIPNAVVVAFDRRVRFEPGAASGSEGRGYSRVGSLVIPLDPDLAEADRPGWIVDGQQRIAAIREAEIESFPICVVAFVTDDEQEQREQFILVNSTKPLPKGLIYELLPNTRAKLPSLLQGRRFPALLVDRLNHDAGSPLRGLIKTPTVGDGLIKDNSVLKMLENSLTDGVLYRFQAGDREGEADVEAMLGVLHAFWRAAAEVFRDAWGISPRRSRLMHGAGIVSVGFVMDAIADRYRRHGVPGEEQFRRDLEPLREACRWTDGYWDFGPGIQRKWNEIQNTPRDIQLLSNYLLVQYKARVWNRAAEENLLAH from the coding sequence ATGACTCACAAGGGACGAAACGGCTCGGCGCGGGCGAAGGACGCGACGAAGGAGTTCCGCCTGCCCGCCATCGAGGTCCGCCAGGGGCCCTCGCGGACGCTCTACAGCTTCGCGGTGGACGGGAAACTCCTCTCCCGCTTCACCACCGTGTCGCGGGTGAGGCGGGCGGACGGTGCTGCGATCCGGGGGTACCAGCGCCCCGAGGTGCTCTCCCACATCGCCGAGATCCGCGACTACCTCGAGGCCGGCGACCCGATGATCCCGAACGCGGTCGTCGTCGCCTTCGACCGCCGCGTGCGGTTCGAGCCGGGGGCGGCGTCGGGATCGGAAGGGCGGGGATACTCGCGGGTCGGCTCGCTCGTCATCCCGCTCGACCCGGATCTCGCCGAGGCGGACCGGCCGGGGTGGATTGTCGACGGCCAGCAGCGGATCGCGGCCATCCGCGAGGCGGAGATCGAGAGCTTCCCAATCTGCGTCGTGGCGTTCGTCACCGACGACGAGCAGGAGCAGCGGGAGCAGTTCATCCTGGTCAATTCCACCAAGCCCCTCCCGAAGGGCCTGATCTACGAGCTCCTCCCGAACACGCGGGCCAAGCTCCCGTCGCTCCTCCAGGGGAGGCGCTTCCCCGCCCTGCTCGTGGATCGGCTGAACCACGACGCCGGCTCGCCGCTCCGAGGCCTCATCAAGACGCCGACGGTCGGGGATGGGCTCATCAAGGACAACTCGGTCCTGAAGATGCTCGAGAACAGCCTGACCGATGGCGTCCTCTACCGCTTCCAGGCCGGGGATCGGGAGGGCGAGGCGGATGTCGAGGCGATGCTGGGCGTGCTCCACGCCTTCTGGCGCGCGGCGGCGGAGGTCTTCCGCGACGCCTGGGGGATTTCGCCGCGCCGGTCCCGCCTCATGCATGGGGCGGGGATCGTGAGCGTCGGGTTCGTGATGGACGCGATCGCCGACCGCTACCGGCGGCATGGCGTGCCGGGCGAGGAGCAGTTCCGCCGGGACCTGGAGCCGCTCCGCGAGGCCTGCCGCTGGACCGACGGGTACTGGGACTTCGGGCCCGGCATCCAGCGGAAATGGAACGAGATCCAGAACACGCCGCGCGATATCCAGCTGCTCTCGAATTACCTGCTCGTCCAGTACAAGGCCCGGGTGTGGAACCGGGCCGCCGAAGAGAATCTACTCGCCCATTGA
- a CDS encoding 7-carboxy-7-deazaguanine synthase QueE, which translates to MLFPVVENHRLDALRGKPVGSLMVHEIYRSLQGESTFAGLPCVFVRLTACSARCVWCDTPHAFRGGKVLSLDAVVGEVIGYGCPLVELTGGEPLLQEESHELMTRLADSGETVLLETSGTVPVERVDRRVHIIMDLKCPGSGECENNLWSNLGWLKPTDQIKFVIASREDFDWTVAAIREHGLDRRFTVLLSSVFGPVNPAVLAEWLLDSGLNVRLQLQLHKYIWEPNARGV; encoded by the coding sequence ATGCTCTTTCCGGTAGTCGAGAACCACCGACTGGATGCGCTTCGGGGGAAGCCGGTCGGCAGCCTGATGGTCCACGAGATTTACCGGAGCCTCCAGGGCGAGTCGACCTTCGCCGGGCTGCCCTGCGTCTTCGTCCGCCTCACCGCCTGCTCGGCTCGCTGCGTCTGGTGCGACACCCCGCATGCCTTCAGGGGGGGGAAGGTGTTATCGTTAGACGCTGTCGTCGGGGAGGTGATCGGCTACGGATGTCCGCTCGTCGAACTCACCGGAGGCGAGCCGCTCCTCCAGGAGGAGTCGCATGAGCTGATGACGCGCCTGGCCGATTCCGGAGAGACGGTCCTCCTGGAGACCAGCGGGACCGTCCCCGTCGAGCGGGTCGATCGGCGGGTCCACATCATCATGGACCTGAAGTGCCCCGGTAGCGGGGAGTGCGAGAACAACCTGTGGTCGAACCTGGGCTGGCTGAAGCCGACGGACCAGATCAAGTTCGTGATCGCGTCGCGGGAAGACTTCGACTGGACCGTGGCCGCGATCCGCGAGCACGGCCTCGACCGTCGCTTCACGGTCCTCTTGAGCTCGGTCTTCGGCCCGGTGAATCCCGCGGTGTTGGCCGAATGGCTCCTCGACTCCGGCCTGAACGTCCGCCTGCAATTGCAGCTCCACAAGTACATCTGGGAGCCGAACGCACGCGGCGTCTGA
- the queC gene encoding 7-cyano-7-deazaguanine synthase QueC: MTESVTERRIAVVLLSGGLDSATVLAEAKAAGFEPYALTVLYGQRHAVEREAAGRVARAFGVARHLEQEIDLRPFGGSALTDAALEVPKDRPDDAIADGIPITYVAARNTILLSLALAWAEALGAYDIFTGANCVDYSGYPDCRPEYFQAFEALANLATRAGVEGSGRFRVHAPLLRFSKEQIIRRGLELGVNYGLTHTCYDPAPDGRSCGRCDACRVRLAAFESLGIPDPVPYASTG, encoded by the coding sequence GTGACAGAATCGGTAACAGAGCGGCGGATCGCCGTCGTGCTCCTGAGCGGCGGCCTCGACTCGGCGACGGTACTCGCGGAGGCGAAAGCGGCGGGCTTCGAGCCGTACGCGCTGACGGTCCTCTACGGGCAGCGTCACGCGGTCGAGCGCGAGGCGGCCGGCCGGGTCGCTCGCGCGTTCGGGGTCGCTCGTCACCTCGAGCAGGAGATCGATCTCAGGCCCTTCGGAGGGAGCGCGCTCACCGACGCGGCCCTCGAGGTCCCGAAGGATCGCCCCGATGATGCGATCGCAGACGGGATCCCGATCACATACGTCGCCGCTCGGAACACGATCCTCCTGAGCCTAGCCCTCGCCTGGGCCGAGGCACTCGGTGCCTACGACATCTTCACCGGCGCGAACTGCGTCGACTACAGCGGCTATCCCGACTGTCGCCCCGAATACTTCCAGGCCTTCGAGGCGCTCGCCAACCTGGCGACGAGGGCCGGCGTCGAAGGGAGCGGCCGCTTCCGGGTCCACGCCCCGCTCCTCCGGTTCTCGAAGGAGCAGATCATCCGGCGCGGGCTCGAGCTCGGCGTCAACTACGGCCTCACGCACACCTGCTACGACCCGGCCCCGGACGGCCGCTCATGCGGGAGGTGCGACGCCTGCCGCGTGAGGCTTGCGGCCTTCGAGAGTCTCGGCATCCCGGATCCAGTCCCTTATGCGAGCACCGGTTGA